A stretch of DNA from Syntrophorhabdus sp.:
CTCGTCCCTGTCGTTGAGATGGAGGATCGAAACATGCGTGTCGTCCTTCACGGCCGCACGTATGCTGCCGACAATGCGCATCCGCTCCGCCTCATCGTCTGCGTTCATGCAGATGCCGATATCGATGCTGGGCCGGCCACGCGGCACTCCCTCCGAGTATGGACCATAGAGAACGGCGACCAGGACTCTGTTCTCTGCCCGTAACCTCTCAAGCACGGCTTTGATGGGGACAATCCTGTCATGGATTGTCTCATTAGCGCCCCTGCGAAGCTCCGGGGCCCTCATGTCCGTTCTCTTCACGAGCCGGTCCACGTCTCTCCTGAGCCGATCGGGCAGCCGCAGGGCAAGCGATGAGAATCCGATGATCCTGTCACGCTCTGTCTCCCACGTGCGTGCCGGGGTGAGGCAATAATCCCGGAGCGCATCCATGTATATCGTCGATATCCGCCCCAGAACTCGCTGCTGGCCAAATGCATCATCGAGGTCCCTGAGGATACCCTCCATGTCGTAATAGATGCGGCGGATCGTCTCTGCCGCGGTCATCAGGTGGTGGTCACCCTCAGGCTTGTCCTTGTCCTGTTTGAAAAGATCAAGTTGCTCACGGAGTCCGGTGCGCTCCCTGTCAAGGAGATGCTCCCTGCCGTCGTCAAGCATAGCATGCATGATCATTAAGGATACCATCTACCTTAATTTCTGTAAAAGGAATGGCTTACACAAAGCATGCTGCGCGGGTCTTTACAGTCTCGAACGAGAGAATGGATACCATGTTCCCTTTCTTGTCTCTATAGCGTGTCGGTCGGACTCGCCCTGCCCCTCGATGTAACAATCATGTTTGCCTAGTATATCGTGACAATGTGATATATTAGGCAAACAGCCAATCGTTACGGAGGCGCGCCATGGCCACCCAGAAAAAGACAAAGATTGTATGCAACCCAAGGATTCTCGGGGGGACTCCAGTGTTTGAAGGGACCAGTGTCCCCGCCGGGCATATACTTGCCGAGGTGAAGGCCGGGACGACCAGATTTGAGATCTTCCGGCATTACCCCTCGCTGCCTCTCGATGGCATCGAAGTTGCCGTCGAATGGGACAAAGCGGGCCGGCCTCTTTGAAA
This window harbors:
- a CDS encoding DUF433 domain-containing protein; the encoded protein is MATQKKTKIVCNPRILGGTPVFEGTSVPAGHILAEVKAGTTRFEIFRHYPSLPLDGIEVAVEWDKAGRPL